ACAGATTTAAAAGAGTATCATCAAACCTATTTCCGCCCGGATAACCTAGTTATTAGTGTCGCTGGGCGAATTTCACCGGAAGCCGCCGTACAGCAGATTGAACAAGTCTTTGGAGATTGGCAACCCCCCTCAACTCCCTTACCAACACTGACGTTACCCTTAATTACTCCTCAACCGTGCCACGTTGTCACCCCTCAGGAAACCCAACAATCGGTGGTAATGCTGGGGTATTTAGCCTCATCGGTTACTGATCCAGATTATGGGGCGCTAAAACTGCTGAATACCTATCTAGGGAATGGGCTTTCGAGTCGCTTATTTGTGGAATTGCGGGAAAAACGAGGGTTAGCGTATGATGTTTCGGCGTTTTACCCCACGCGCCAGTGTGATTCCCTATTTGTGACGTATATGGGAACCGCCCCAGAAAATACAGTAATCGCGATGGAGGGATTGCGGACAGAAGTAGAACGCCTTTGCAGCTTGAGGTTGAGTGAAGCGGAATTGCAAGCGGCTAAAAATAAACTTCTGGGTCAATATGCTTTAGGGAAACAAACCAATGCTCAACTTGCCCAGATTTATGGCTGGTATGAAACCCTAGGATTGGGCATTGAGTTTGATCTGAAGTTTCAGCAGCAGATTGCCCGAGTGACGCCAGAGATGGCACAAGCGGCGGCACAGCGTTTCTTTGGGGAACCTTATATTTCTTTAGTCGGTCCGACTGAAGCGATTAACCAGATTGTTTGAGATCTGATATTGAGATCCCCGACTTCGTAGGAGTTGTCGGGGATCGGTACTATTAATTCGATACATGTTTGAGGATAGTCAGAGGACCGACGTCTTTGAGACTCTGCATTTGCTGGGAATTGCGAACCAGCAGCGCCCCCGCAAAGCCAAGTGAATTGACGGAGATGGATTCAAACTCTTCTTGCGATCGCGGCACAAGCAGCATCCATTCTCGTGTGGCTAGCAGGTTGTAGGGGGCGGATTGTTTGATGCCCTCGTATGGCTTACCCACTGCTTCTAGAAGTCTGTGATAAGCGTCCAGAGTGGCTTTAGCGGCAATGTCTGGGGAGTCTATCCAACTGGGATCGAATCGGGTTAGGGCATGAACAAAGGGAAAACTGGGTATTGTACCTATTGAACCCTGGAAATTAGCCGATGCGATCGCGGGTTCGATGGGTAGCTTGGGTTTCTCTGGGGTGAGGGGTAAAGGAACAAGCTGTAAATGTTTGTGTCGCTGACTTGCACCCGCTATTTTGCCGCCGTTATAGAAGGCTAAACCATCAATTTCCGCTAAACCTGTCCACATTGCCTGAAAATCGGATAAGGTGAGCCAATTATCTTGATCTTCATACTCTCGTGTGACGATCAGGAGGTGATAATCAACCACATTGAACTTATTTAACAGACACAGGTGAGTATCGGAAATATCAGCCACGAATAAATCTTCCTCGTAAGGGAGAAAGGGGTTAAAGTCAGCTTTTTTCTTCTGCTGCTGCTTCTTGGCTTTGGCTTTGCGATCCAGGTTAGAGACAATCCGCACCAGAAAGCGAATCCCATCCTGTTCGACAAACTCATACTCAGTTGCGATGGGTTGCAGTGCGCCGCATTGGAGGGCGTGTTCGGTTGTCTTTTGAACCGTTGACCATAATGTACCCGGTTTTAGGGTGAGTGTTTTCGGTTCAGTGGGTTTTTCTTCGGGCATAGTCAATTGTTATATCAGTCGTATGCGAATCCAATCTAGACGATCTGATGAATTTTGCCCAGAAATCGAGCGTTTCACCATCACAAACTGTAATCAGTAATCAGCCATACTTTAGAGAGAGATCCCCGACTTGTTGAAGAAGTCGGGGATCTAAAAGTCGGAGATCTAGAAATCGGGGATCTGGTACATTAACTAATCGCCATAGGAGATTTGAGAATTGAGATTTCGGATTTGCTTACGAAAGGCTCGTAGGGCAGGACTTCTACCAATCGTGCTACTTTGGGTGAGAACGTCTGCTACGAGGTCTAAAATCGGTAGTCCTGGGAATGTGGGACTGGTAGAAACTGACTGATATTGTCCTGATTGTAAGGTATAAATCTTCAGTTCGCCGCGATCGCACAGCCAAAGTTCTGGCACTGCTAAGCTAATGTAACTCTCCATCTGAGTTTTCGAGGTGACATCCACTTCAATAGCCAGATCGGGCGGTGGATCAACTGATAAATCGATGCGCTCTTTACCCACCATGACTTGATGATTTTGGATGTAGAAGCATTCATCTGGTTCAATGCCGTAACCCATCTCTTGACGTTTGAAGGTGGTTGAACCAAAGCATTCACAGTCTATTTCTAATTCTTCTAATATAATTTTGACTAGATCACCAATAATCGATTTTTCTCGCTCATGTTTGGGTAGTGGCATCCGGATTTCTAATGTTTTCTGGCTGTAGGCAATTCGAGCGGTGCGTTTTTCACCCAACTCGTTCAAGATTTGTTCAAATTCTGACCAATCGACATCATGGATCAGCAATCGTTGACCGGGGGGTACGTCGAGTTGTCGGAGTTGAAGCGTGACCATGATGCAAAATCTAAACCTCTATCTTCTAGTTTAAGTAGTCGGGGTCGATTATTTGAACAGCCGTCAAGAAAATACCCAAGTATTTCTGCCGTACTGTTTAGGGAGCGATCGCGCTTATAATTCAGATCATGGGGAAGCAGTATCAGACCAATGAGCAACCATCCAGATTTTGACCAATACGACTATCACGTTCTTCAAGAGCTAAGACGCAACCGCGAAGCCGGACGCATTACTTACTTGGCACAAGCCCTCAATTTCAACCAAAATCCTATCGTTTCATTTATAATTATGCAACCTACTACTAATAACTTAATGGGAAAAGTTAAAACGACCCTAGTTATCACTAATCGTATTGATCAAGCTAATGCCGAAGATGGTCTGATTCCTGCTGATCGAGTGCGCTCTATCACCTTAACTAACGTTTTAGTCGATACGGGAGCCACAACCTTGTGTCTGTCTAAATCTATCATTAATCAGTTAGGATTAAAACTCCTTAAAGAAATTGATGTCGCCACAGCTACAGGAATTGGCAAAGCGAGAATCTTTCAAGATGCCAAAATCTCTCTGTGTGGACGGGAGGGAACATTTGAATGTTTGGAACTTCCAGGAGGAAGTGATCCCTTACTAGGCGTTATCCCACTAGAAGCATTGGGAATTGAACTGGATTTGAAAAATCAAACCTTAAAACTCTTACCCATTAGCCCCACTGAAACGTATTTTACTATCCTTTAAGTCGGGCTGGCTGTACAACTCCAATATTTTCTGCTTTTTATCTCAGCATAAAACCTAATTGCCACAAAATGCTTGCTAATGATTAATAATTGTTCTGCTCTATCATTCGAGCTTTTACTCATCACTGACAAAGCCGCTTGTCATCGGGCGGGTCGAACTGTAGAGCAAACTCTAACAAGTATCCTCAACGACATTAATTCTCGGTGTGTTGCTATACTTGTCCGTGATAAAAAAGCGACAATTTCAGAGATTGCTACTCTAATTAGTAACTTGAAGCCGTTAACTGACTCGACGGGTGTATTGTTGCTCGTACACAGTTATCCTCAATTAGCATTAGAATACAATCTGGCGGGAGTTCATCTATCATCAACGACAGCTATTGCACCTGTACGTCAACAACTTCCACCTGAGATGCTTATAGGAGTCTCGCGTCATGGAACCGACGCACTGGATCAGGATGATATTGGTTTGGCTAACTATGCTACGATTAGTCCAGTATACTCACCTTTGTCAAAACCAGATGATCAGCGCAACACATTGGGCTTACAGGGGTTGAGAGATAGCGTTAAGCGCAGTTATCGCCCATTAGTCGCCCTCGGTGGAATTGAACCAGGGCGAGTGAGTGACGCGATCGCACAAGGGGCAAAAGCCGTTGCTGTCATTGGTGCGGTGATGGGGGCAGAAAATCCTGCTAGTGTGGTTCAATTATTACTCGATAAGGATACTCATCGGGCGGCAAAATAAAGAGTTAGAGGATTGAATTTTTACAGACATTCCGCCGCAACGTATCTACGGATTTGAACCACTAACGGCTAGTTCCGAATCTTATTCAGATGATATATCCTAACTAAGTAACTCACCCTAACGGCTATGAAACCTCTACTCACCTCGCTGATCGTCGCTCCACTATTTACTCTCTTGAGTTCAGCCATTGCTCTAGCTGAAGTCCGCACTCAAGTGATTGAATACCAACAGGGTGATACTATACTCCAAGGCTTTCTGGCTTACGATGACGAGATTCAGGGAAAGCGCCCTGGCGTGATGGTGGTTCACGCTTGGAAAGGATTGGGAGATTACGAGAAGCAACGGGCAAAACAGCTTGCTGAATTAGGGTATGTGGCATTTGCCGCTGATATTTATGGTAAGGGAATTCGACCCAAAACTAATGAAGAAGCCAGAGAACAAGCGACGATTTATCGATCCAATCGCCAATTAATGCGCGATCGCGCCCAGGCTGGATTACAAGTGTTGCAACAATATCCGTTGACGGATGGAAATCAAGTTGCCGCGATCGGCTATTGTTTTGGGGGCGGTACAGTATTGGAATTAGCCCGCAGTGGTGCGCCAGTGGCTGGGGTTGTTAGCTTCCATGGTAATTTAGATACACCCAATCCCGCAGATGCTCAAGCGATTAAAGGTAGAGTGCTGGTGTTGCATGGTGCAGCCGATCCTTTAGTTCCTGATGAGCAAGTTGACGCTTTTAAACGGGAAATGAATTATGCCAATGTAGACTGGCAAATGGTTATGTATGGTAATGCTGTTCACAGCTTTAGTGATCCGAATGCGGGGAATGATCCTTCAACGGGAGTGGCTTACAATGAGAAGGCAGATAAGCGCTCTTGGGCGGCAATGAATCGGTTTTTTGCTGAATTATTTCGCTAGATTTTTCTTATGTCTTATGTCTTATGTCATTTGAACCGCCGGATATGATATCGCTGATCAAGATAACCTGACTGGATGAGAACATCCGCGATCGGTGCGTTTGTAGTAAGCGCTTTAGCGCTTATGGTACACTTCATGCAACTACGAACTTAGTGTAAGGAGGGTGCAGCGAATTAATCTGGTTGAAACTCGCTCGTTGCTGGTAACGTCAATGCTTCTGGAAAACATTGGCGTTGATCAAAGGATTGGTACTTTACACTATGCGTCGCATTTTTGGCATTCTACCTCTGGTATTTTTACTGCAAAGTCTTCCCGTTGTTGCCCAAGAGTCAACAACCCTTGACCCCGTTGAACAGGTTATCGCGGCTGGATGGATGACTCGCGATCGCGAGGGGGATTTTCAGGCACAACGAATCCTCAATCGGGCTGAATTAGCATCGATTTTAGTCAAAACCTTTGACTTAGAAAAACGAGTCTCCCAACCCGATGAACCTATTGCTGTTCTCGATGTGCCTACCTCTCACTGGGCATATCGCGATATTCAATTAGTCTGGCAAAATAATGTGATGACGGGTTACCGTCAGGGACGATTTTTTCCCAATCAACGGGTTACTCGCGCTGAAGCATTCTCTATTTTAGCTCAAGCCTATGGGGTGTTTCAGTTTCCAGAGGATACGGTGGCTGAACTGCTTTCGCGCTATCCCGATGCTGATCAAATACCAACTTGGGCAAGAAAGTCAATTGCCACGGCTCTGTATGAGGGGTTTGTTAATATCGATCCCCTGACTAATTCTATTGATCCTCTCGCCCCTATGACTCGTGGAGATATGGCTTATGCGTTGAGTAAATATCTGGAACGACAAGAAACCACTGCGCCGATTCCTTGGACGATTGAGGAACCTGCGCCTATGTAACAAAACGTCGCGGAAACACCTTTTGACCAAATGATTTGAGTATAGGGCGATCCGAGCCGATTGAACAGAGTCCAGTTGTTCATTTTGGCAAACGGATCGCCCTCCATTCCTCTATGATGGGAAAGATCCGGTTTGGTTGCAGGAATACTCTGAACCATGAACCATGAACAATGTACAATCTTTGTTATTGCTCAGCTATTTTTGAACCTAATTTAGGAGAAAGAGTTATCCCATGGATTCTCAACCCTCTAATGATAATATACACACTCATTTAGTTTCAGCCGTGGTTGAGGCTACACTCAACCAAGATCAACCCCGTCTTAATAAACTCCTGAAAACAGCGCTCTATGACATTCCTAGCGAACAACCGGAATCATTGCGAGCGCAAGTTGCCAGAAATTTCTTGATTCAAGTCGCTCAACGGTTAGAGGAATCCCTAGGAGCAAAGCATCATATTCTGGCTTGGTTTATGGTATATGTTGGGTTGGGAAACATACTACCAGAAGCAATTCAAGCGACGCAAATGGTTCTCAACGAAGGATTAAAACCGTTTGCCGATTTCTTTGTAGATCGTCAGGGGATTCATTTCTATAATCATGGCGATAAGGCGGACAATATTAATAAAATTCCGCCTCGCCTCTCTGAGTTTACCCAGATGACGGTGCGGATTTCTCAGGACGAAGTTCAACAGGTTATGGGGAAATTCAGTCTATCGGAAGAGAAAGCCCGACAAGTGGTCTTAAATTTGAAAATATTGGAGCAAAAAATGAATGTACAGTTTCAACAATTATTGACGGTTTTAGATTCTAATCAAGCTTTGCTGAATCAGGTAATGACATTGGATTTAAGTAAACCAGATAATCCCAATAGTTTTGGCATGTAACAATGATGCAGAAGGCATAAGAGTGTAAGCGTTCGGATATCTGCTCAATAAATACTGAATCAGGGGTTTAATCATGGGATGGAAGAGGCTTGGATGCACTACCTTGGTAAGTATTTTTGTTGGTGTCTCAGTTCCGTTGCGATTAAATTCAACTGAATTATTCTCCAAAACACCTCTGTTGGCGTTCTCAACTAATGCCCGTAAAGCCGAGGCGGAGCGATGGTTAAACCAAGGGATTGAACAGTTGCGTCAGCAGGAATTGGATGCGGCGATACAGTCTAGCCAGCAAGCATTAACCCTCTATCAGGATAGTCGCGATCGCGTGGGTATAGCCCAGTCTTTAAATTATCTGGGATGGGGACTATATCAAAACGGTCAATATCAAGCCGCTGAGCAAATGTTACGCCAAGGAATTCAGAGTTTGGCATCGGTATCACCGCATCCTAAAAGCCAGGATATCCAATCCCAACGATTAGAAACACAGGCAGCAATTTATCAGCTACTGCAAAAAGTATTAATTGCTCAGGGTAAAATTAAGGAAGCACTTTTAGTGTCTGAGCAGAGTCGGGTAAGGTGGGTGAGCGAATTAGTAAACAGGGGTGATCCTAACGGGTCAACAATTACGGCTGCTATGGCAGAACCAACCATTGAGCAGATTCAACAGATTGCCCAAGAGCGAAACGCCACTCTGATCGAATACTCGATTATTGATAATCCCTTGGCTGAGGCGAATCAATCTGAAGAACTCTTTATATGGGTGATTGAACCAACCGGAAAAATCACCTTTCGCCAGAGCAATCTTACTCAACTTGGGCAGAAAGAAAAAACTACCCTAACAGACTATGTAAGCAATATCCGTCAATCCCTCGCCGCTTCCCAGTGGGGTGTTGGTTTATCTCGGCGTAAAATACCACCGTTTAGGCAATTGTATCAGGTTTTAATTGAACCGATCGCGGATAAATTGCCCACTGATCCTAACGCTCATGTTATCTTCATTCCCCAACAATCTCTGTTGATGATTCCCTTCTCTCCTCTACAAGATGAGTTGGGTAATTATTTGCTGGAAAAACACACAATTTTAACCGCTCCAGCGATAATGGTATTGGATATTACCCGGCGAACTCGGGTGAATCGTCCCGACTCTGTGCAACAATGGTTAGTCGTGGGAAATCCTCACCCCATGCCTGGAGAGTTCTCGCCATTACCTGCTGCTGAACAAGAAGCTCAGGCGATTGCATCTTTAGTGAATACCCAAGCGATTACGGGAGAGGTAGCCACTAAAGCAGAGATTGTGCCGCAGATGCCCGCGTCACGAGTGATTCATCTCGCCACTCATGGTATATTTGATGAACAGCAAGGATGGGAAAGTGCGATCGCGTTAGCACCAACGCAGACGGATAATGGCTGGCTAACGGCAAGAGAAATCCTGGATTTAAACCTAAATGCTGAGTTAGTGGTTCTCAGCGCTTGTAATACGGGGCGAGGGAGTATTAGTGGGGATGGCTTGGCTAGCTTATCTAGTGCTTTGATTGCATCGGGGGCGTCTAGTGTGATTGTCTCTTTATGGTCAATTCCTGACTCACCAACCGCCTTCTTAATGCAGGAATTTTATGCCAATTTACAGCAAAATTCCGACAAAGCCCAAGCTTTACGAAAAGCGATGTTAACCACGATGGAAAAACATCCCGATCTCCGGGATTGGGCAGCATTTACGTTAATTGGTGAAAGCATTCCGTAGTAGCCAATCGCCCACAGACTAGAAGTCTGGGGCTATACAAACTAAGTCCGCCAGGTAAGGACTCAATTTAGCCTGCGGAGGCAGGCTTTGTTTGTGTAGCAGCGATTTCAATCGCCTCCTCTTGCTCCCAGCCGCCGCCTAATTCCGGTTCTCTACAAAGATTGCCAAAAGCCGTTTTTTCTGCAATCTTTTCTCCACGTCAGCATTAATGACGATAACTATGAGGCAGGATTTCAGCAACTGGTGAATTGGATGCGGGGGAAGTCAGGAAAGCCGCCACTTAAAGGTGAGACGACACCTGCACCTGTTCCGGCTTCACCCCCAGCCCAGGTGTCATCCGGCGTTGCACCGAGAATCTTGGCGTTTAAGCTGCTCAAATGCCTGCTTCCAGCTCAGTTTGATTCTGTCAGGGTTCGCGAAAGGAACTCTAGCGCAGCATTTGTCCAGATTCTTCGCTTCGCTCAGAATGACAAGATAGAACACTCAGCATGACAGAATAAGCTGCTCGGCATTTAAACCTTAATATTAGTCATAGCGAAATCCCTGTAGTGCGAGCATCTTGCTCGCTACCCATTCCCAATTTAAATGCATGACAAGATAGAACACCCAGAATGACAGCTTAGAACACCCAGAATGACAGCTTAGAACACCCAGAATGACAAGATAGAACACTCAGCATGACATGATAGAAGGTAAGTTGGTATCAGGTGGATAGGGTTGAATGGATGGTCGAGGCGAACTACTACAGCGTCTGAAAAGGCTGAATCAGGCTCAATTTGAAGAAGTGCTGTTCCGGTTGGGAATTGACCCGGCGATTATTCCCAGCCAGTTTGCTGAGCAATCGCTGCGAGCTATCCGAGTTATTCAACGGCTGGAGCAAGAGACAGAGGGATTTGAACGCCTCAATCAAACCCTGGCTGAATCGGCTATTTCCATCATTGGTGAGCAGTATATCGGCTACGAGATATAGCAACCGCCATAGCGGTTAGGACACATCATTTATGTAGAGACGCGCCATGGCGCGTCTCTACAATGGTGCCTTTGTCCTAATCAATGTGTCTACTGCTATAGAAGCTCAAGTTAAGGGAATTGTTCATGAGTATCTCCAGCAGCCCTTTGAAGGGCGAGAGGAGGAGCAGCGTCAGCTTGATGAGTTTGTGCAGAATAATTCCAAGGGGGTGCTGTTAGTAAGTAACCAGTGCGGCGGGTTGCTGAGGCGTTGGCGGTGATTGTGGGAGTGGAGGGATGAGAGATGGGGTTGTAGAGGTTTCTAGATATTTTCCCCCTCATCCCCTAACCCCTTCTCCCACCGTGGGGAGAAGGGGAATTGGAACAATTAATGATAAAAAATGTAGGTGACTACGCCTGCAATATAACACCTTTCTTGCTCCCCTCTATAGGCGCACGTCAGTTTAGGGCGCACGTCTGTGCGCCCCTACGGTTAACGCCTGACTAACTTCTTCGTCACCTTCCGCAACCGCACCGACTCGGGCGTGACTTCCACCAATTCTTCGGGTCCGATATATTCCAACGCCCGTTCCAAACTCATCTCGGCTGGCGCTTGCAATTGCACCAATTCATCCCCTGTGGCGGAACGATGGTTGGTTAACTGCTTAGTTTTACAAACATTCAAATCCAAATCTTGAGGACGGTTGTGTTCGCCGACAATCATCCCCTTATACACCCGCGTCCCTGGTGTAATAAAGAATACACCTCGGTCTTCGCCATTTTTCAAGGAATAGAATGTCGCTACCCCTTCCTCAAAAGCAATAATCACCCCATTGCGGCGGGTTTCCACATCACCGGAAATCGGACGATAATCCAAGAAACTGTGATTCATAATCCCATCCCCACGAGTCAGGCGCATGAATTCACCCCGGAAGCCAATTAAACCCCGTGCGGGAATCACAAATTCCAATTGAGTGCGACCATTACCACTAACGTGCATATTCTGCATTTCGCCCTTGCGCTGACCCAAGCGTTCAATACAGCCACCTACGGCTTCTTCGGGAATGTCTAGCGCCAAGACTTCGTAAGGTTCGCAGGGTTGACCTTTGACTTCCCGATAAATCACTTGTGGCTGAGACACCTGAAACTCGTACCCTTCCCGGCGCATGGTTTCAATCAGGATACCTAGGTGTAATTCCCCCCGCCCAGAAACTAAAAATTTATCTGGAGAATCGGTTTCATCCACACGCAGAGCCACATTCGTCTCTAATTCTCGCATTAAGCGATCGCGCAATTGTCGGGAAGTCACGTAATCCCCTTCCTGACCCGCAAACGGCGAATCGTTCACCGAGAATGTCATCTGCAATGTCGGTTCATCTACCTTAATTAACGGTAAGGCTTGGGGTTCATTGGGACAGGTAATCGTCTCGCCGATATTGGCATTAGCAAACCCCGCCACCGCGACAATATTTCCGGCGAAGGCTTCCTCTAAATCAACCCGCTGGAGTCCTTCAAACCCCATGAGTTTGCTAATTTTAGTCTTGACAATTTCCCCGCTTTCTGTAACTAAAACCGCTTGCTGACCCGCTTTAATTACGCCATTATGGATTTTGCCAATTACAATTCGACCCAGATAATCCGAATAATCCAGCGTCGTGACTTGCAATTGCAGAGGCTTGCTCACATCACCCACAGGCGGCGGAACATGGCGCAGGATGGATTCAAACAAGGGTTGCACATCCACGCCTTCGTCCTTTAAATCGGCTTTAGCGTACCCTTGTAACCCAGACGCAAACAGATAGGGAAACTCACACTGATCATCATCCGCCCCCAATTCAATAAACAAATCCAGGACTTTATCCACAGCACCGTAGGGATCAGCTTGAGGACGGTCAATTTTATTCACCACCACAATCGGGCGCAGTCCTTTTTCCAAGGCTTTTTTCAGGACGAACCGGGTTTGGGGCATCGGTCCTTCATTGGCATCCACAATCAGGATACAACCATCCACCATACCCAATACCCGTTCCACTTCCCCACCAAAATCGGCGTGACCGGGAGTATCGACGATATTGATTAAGATATCTTTATAGTGAACTGCTGTATTTTTAGACAGAATCGTAATTCCCCGCTCTCGCTCCAAATCATTGGAGTCCATAACGCAATCAGGAACCTCTTCCCCTTCACGGAAGATACCGGATTGTTTGAGCAGGGCGTCAACCAAGGTGGTTTTGCCGTGATCGACGTGGGCAATAATGGCAACGTTGCGAATCGGAAGAGTCATAAAGGCGTTAGGGAGTGATTTGAGAGAGATTGATTCTACTATAAGTTTCTTAATAATTGTAGCTTACTGAGAGGGGGAGCTAGGGGGCTAAGGTACAGGGTGGTAGGGGCGGGTTTTACGACTATCTTTTCGGTTGCACCCAGATGCGACGAAACCCGCCCCGATTCAGCGCAAGAGATTGTACTGTTCTGGGCGCACGTCTGTCATTGGTGTCAACTTAAGCTAAACCCCTCACCCCCAGCCCCTCTCCCACGCCGGGGAGAGGGGAGCAAGAAGGAAGAGATGTTCTAGATGTGATGCTAGAAGCTTCTTTATACCCCTTCTCCATCAAACAAAAGCGAAGCATCTTTTGTCATCCCCCCTGCCAAAAAAGCGAAGCATCCTCTGTCCTCCCCCCTCTTGTAGGCAGGGCTAATTCATTGTGATGAGAGAAAATTAGGGCGACCAGGACTATTCAGACAGCAAGACGACTCTGGGCTAGAAGAACACCATTAGAACACATAGTTACTTTACGCGATCGCTCTTTCCACTAGCACTCATCTAGGAGTAAGTCACCACAAAGGTTCTGGGGTTTGGCTCAAAGACGCGATCGCTCTTTCCACTAGCACTCATCTAGGAGCAAGTCACCACAAAGGTTCTGGGGTTTGGCTCAACAACGCGATCGCGAATTAACTAGCACTCGCTGAGGAACAAGTAACCATAAAGGTTCTAGGGTTTGGCTCAAAGACGCGATCGCTCTTTCCACTAGCACTCGCACAGGAGCAAGTAACCACAAAAGTTCTGGGGTTTGGCTCAAAGAGGCGATCGCTCTTTCCACTAGCACTCACCTAGGAGCAAGTAACCACAAAAGTTCTAGGATTTGGCTCAACAACGCGAGTCGGCACATTTCCTATTAGCTGAAAAATTTGTTCCAGGTTATGACTAATCAGCCGAATTCCGGTGGTTATAGATGAATAGCCATTGTAGCGCAAGATAGTTAATACTAAACTACGAATAATAGAAAAATTAGCGGGAGCGTTACCTTGTCGCATCCGAGAATTATCCTCATCTAACACCACGTCTTTAACCCAATGTAAACGATTCTCGATGCCCCAGTGACCCCGAATACCTTGGGCAAATTGTGCTGCATTGATAGTGAGACTGCTGATGTAGTATACTATTTGGTGATAGGGTACTGTACAGTTTTTTTTGGCAATGTAAGGAATCCAAAGTGAAAACAACTCCTTCTAGGTCTAAAGTAGCTAGGAGATTTTGCACAACAGCAATTTCACTCCCTTGTTTGTTGTGAAATTGTTGGAGAGCAATGGGAACTCCTTTTTGAGCGCTGAATACCGAAACTACATTAATAAAATCTTGATAAGCTTGGTCGTAATTGCTGACAGTAGCCTTAATACTTTTACCATCAACTCCTAACCAGTCTTGTTCTCCCTTAGTCAGGCTACTATATACCCAACTATTGAAAATTTTGGCTAAATCGGCAAAATCTATTCCCATCATCACCCGCCGAAAAGTGGAGTCAGAGGGAAAACGAGTTGGAGGCAATTGTAGACTTGTGACCAAGGCGTCATGATGCCGACGGCAAAAATCTTAAGCGGGCGCGATAACCTAAACAATCACTCAAGGTTCCCATAATCACCAGCAAAAGAAGTAACCACAAAGGATAACGTCGTCCTCTTTTAGCGCGAAAGTCTGGCACTTGGGTTAAGGCTTCCAGGAGATTGACCTTCATAGCAAGCAAATGACTCGATTAAACTCTGGTTGCAAGATTTAGTTTACCCTAAATCCTGGTCGCCCTAATTTTCTCTCATCACAATGAATTAGCCCTGCTCTTGTAGGGGGGAACGAGGGGGGTAGGGGGGAACGAGGGGAGTCCGGAGAAGGGGTTAGGGGATGAGGGTGAAAAGCTTGCCAGTCGTGCTTTTGGCGCTTAAGTTGATACCAATGCACGTCGGTGCGCCCCTACGGTTTGGCTGATTGAGAATGGTGCAACAGATGAGATATATCCGGCTTTGTTTCAGAAGTCGAATGATTCTCTCTCCTTTATCTGATAGCGATGGTGAAAACCCCCGCGTTTTAACCGGGGGATGAAACCGAGGGAGGCGTCCAGCATAGCCGCTTTAGCTGCGAGTCTTGACAAACGTCCGGACGATAATTAACTAATAGCGTACAATAGGGTAAGGAGGTGATTAATGTGTTTAATC
This is a stretch of genomic DNA from Coleofasciculus chthonoplastes PCC 7420. It encodes these proteins:
- a CDS encoding CHAT domain-containing protein, whose protein sequence is MVSIFVGVSVPLRLNSTELFSKTPLLAFSTNARKAEAERWLNQGIEQLRQQELDAAIQSSQQALTLYQDSRDRVGIAQSLNYLGWGLYQNGQYQAAEQMLRQGIQSLASVSPHPKSQDIQSQRLETQAAIYQLLQKVLIAQGKIKEALLVSEQSRVRWVSELVNRGDPNGSTITAAMAEPTIEQIQQIAQERNATLIEYSIIDNPLAEANQSEELFIWVIEPTGKITFRQSNLTQLGQKEKTTLTDYVSNIRQSLAASQWGVGLSRRKIPPFRQLYQVLIEPIADKLPTDPNAHVIFIPQQSLLMIPFSPLQDELGNYLLEKHTILTAPAIMVLDITRRTRVNRPDSVQQWLVVGNPHPMPGEFSPLPAAEQEAQAIASLVNTQAITGEVATKAEIVPQMPASRVIHLATHGIFDEQQGWESAIALAPTQTDNGWLTAREILDLNLNAELVVLSACNTGRGSISGDGLASLSSALIASGASSVIVSLWSIPDSPTAFLMQEFYANLQQNSDKAQALRKAMLTTMEKHPDLRDWAAFTLIGESIP
- the typA gene encoding translational GTPase TypA produces the protein MTLPIRNVAIIAHVDHGKTTLVDALLKQSGIFREGEEVPDCVMDSNDLERERGITILSKNTAVHYKDILINIVDTPGHADFGGEVERVLGMVDGCILIVDANEGPMPQTRFVLKKALEKGLRPIVVVNKIDRPQADPYGAVDKVLDLFIELGADDDQCEFPYLFASGLQGYAKADLKDEGVDVQPLFESILRHVPPPVGDVSKPLQLQVTTLDYSDYLGRIVIGKIHNGVIKAGQQAVLVTESGEIVKTKISKLMGFEGLQRVDLEEAFAGNIVAVAGFANANIGETITCPNEPQALPLIKVDEPTLQMTFSVNDSPFAGQEGDYVTSRQLRDRLMRELETNVALRVDETDSPDKFLVSGRGELHLGILIETMRREGYEFQVSQPQVIYREVKGQPCEPYEVLALDIPEEAVGGCIERLGQRKGEMQNMHVSGNGRTQLEFVIPARGLIGFRGEFMRLTRGDGIMNHSFLDYRPISGDVETRRNGVIIAFEEGVATFYSLKNGEDRGVFFITPGTRVYKGMIVGEHNRPQDLDLNVCKTKQLTNHRSATGDELVQLQAPAEMSLERALEYIGPEELVEVTPESVRLRKVTKKLVRR
- a CDS encoding transposase family protein; amino-acid sequence: MKVNLLEALTQVPDFRAKRGRRYPLWLLLLLVIMGTLSDCLGYRARLRFLPSAS